From a region of the Pontixanthobacter gangjinensis genome:
- a CDS encoding dienelactone hydrolase family protein, which translates to MCDDFTREQEDAALARMESMRGISRRQFAALGGAAAIAACAPAEGEALTIADAGMVEKTVNFETADGTADAFFVHPGSGTFPAVILWPDIAGLREAYHMMAKRLAGAGFAVLAINQYYRSAKAPVLGSFMEWRTEEGRAKLAPMIEQLGPDPVMRDAKAAVAFLDAQAAVDTSMGIGSCGYCMGGPFTVFTAAAVPERVKAAASFHGGGLVRDNAQSPHKLLDQTKAHYLFAIAQNDDARSPDDKQVLKDAATAAGVMAEVEVYAADHGWCTLDSPVYDKGEAERAWGRMLKLYEDAL; encoded by the coding sequence ATGTGCGATGATTTTACGCGGGAACAGGAAGATGCGGCGCTGGCACGGATGGAATCCATGCGCGGGATCAGCCGCCGTCAATTCGCGGCCCTTGGCGGAGCTGCGGCCATCGCTGCCTGCGCCCCAGCGGAGGGTGAAGCGCTTACAATCGCCGATGCCGGAATGGTGGAAAAGACAGTCAATTTTGAAACTGCTGATGGCACGGCAGACGCATTTTTTGTCCATCCCGGTAGCGGTACGTTCCCGGCAGTCATCCTTTGGCCGGACATTGCTGGTTTGCGGGAAGCCTATCACATGATGGCAAAGCGGTTAGCCGGCGCAGGTTTTGCGGTTCTGGCGATCAATCAATATTACCGCAGCGCGAAAGCGCCGGTTTTAGGCAGCTTCATGGAATGGCGTACCGAAGAAGGACGTGCCAAGCTGGCACCGATGATCGAGCAGTTGGGGCCGGACCCGGTCATGCGTGATGCCAAGGCTGCGGTCGCGTTTCTCGATGCGCAGGCAGCTGTCGACACGAGCATGGGTATTGGCAGCTGCGGTTATTGCATGGGCGGACCGTTCACAGTGTTTACTGCTGCGGCGGTGCCTGAACGCGTGAAAGCGGCGGCCAGTTTCCACGGCGGCGGCCTGGTGCGTGACAACGCGCAAAGCCCGCATAAATTGCTCGACCAGACGAAGGCACATTACCTGTTCGCAATTGCCCAGAATGACGATGCGCGTAGCCCTGATGATAAACAGGTTTTGAAGGATGCTGCCACGGCTGCCGGTGTCATGGCCGAAGTTGAAGTATATGCCGCCGATCATGGCTGGTGCACATTGGATTCACCGGTTTACGACAAAGGTGAGGCTGAACGAGCCTGGGGCCGAATGCTCAAATTATACGAGGACGCGCTTTAA
- a CDS encoding PQQ-dependent dehydrogenase, methanol/ethanol family — MKKLGFGGIAALSAALVLTGCGQQVGGDMSEKGISAERMLSAQSDDANWITYGRNYEEQRYSPLTQISTENVGELGLAWSADMDTARGQESTPLVIDGVMYFTTAWSKVKAYNAATGEEIWTYDPEVPGETGVKACCDVVNRGLAAWGDSLFLGTLDGRLVKLDRETGTVKWEKQTTDPEKSYTITGAPRIIDGRVLIGNGGAEFGVRGYFAAYDAGSGDELWRFYTVPAGDEDENSPEYLQKAAETWSGGVLGSENGIGGGGTVWDAMAYDPNLDLLYIGVGNGSPWNRAYRSPGKDGTGEGDNLYLSSIVAVRPTTGEYVWHYQTTPGETWDFTATQHIMLADLEIEGKPRKVLMQAPKNGFFYVLDRETGEFISGDPYVTVNWATGIDENGRPIENPETRIDKTGKPALVAPGALGGHNWHPMAYHPGEGLVYIPAFEAAMMYAPEANWKPDPNRGFNVGFDLAAGDLPPDEGFRREVAGTLKGMLVAWDPVAKKPRWTVEHPGPWNGGLLATGGGLVFQGTAGSEFNAYDAANGKKLWSFAAQTGVVAPPITYTVDGEQYIAVLAGWGGAYAITVDGDLLNRKAPVRNVSRMLVFKIGGKAELPAKIDMAKMPLDPPPSRASADVIAAGGKSYARYCAVCHAPGAVGSTVLPDLRRSGSLVNPAAWQSIVHDGALKDNGMASFKGSLTKEQIDAIREWVIFRANQDKVMKSEQ; from the coding sequence ATGAAAAAATTGGGCTTCGGGGGAATAGCTGCATTGTCGGCCGCGCTGGTGCTGACCGGCTGCGGACAGCAAGTGGGCGGCGATATGAGCGAGAAAGGCATCAGCGCCGAACGGATGCTGAGCGCGCAATCGGATGATGCCAATTGGATCACCTATGGCCGCAATTACGAAGAACAGCGCTACTCCCCCCTCACCCAGATCAGCACCGAGAATGTTGGCGAACTCGGACTCGCATGGTCTGCCGATATGGACACAGCACGCGGTCAGGAATCGACCCCGCTGGTGATTGACGGGGTGATGTATTTCACCACCGCCTGGAGCAAGGTGAAAGCCTATAACGCCGCAACTGGCGAGGAAATCTGGACGTATGATCCCGAAGTTCCCGGCGAGACCGGTGTCAAAGCGTGCTGCGATGTCGTCAATCGCGGCCTCGCCGCTTGGGGTGACAGCCTGTTTCTCGGCACGCTCGACGGTCGCTTAGTCAAACTGGACCGCGAAACCGGAACAGTGAAATGGGAAAAGCAAACTACCGATCCCGAAAAATCCTACACCATTACCGGCGCGCCTCGCATCATCGATGGCCGCGTGCTGATCGGCAATGGCGGCGCAGAATTTGGCGTGCGCGGATATTTTGCCGCCTATGACGCGGGCAGCGGCGACGAATTGTGGAGGTTCTACACCGTCCCGGCGGGCGACGAGGACGAGAACTCTCCTGAATATTTGCAAAAAGCCGCAGAAACATGGTCTGGCGGAGTGCTCGGCAGTGAAAACGGCATTGGCGGCGGCGGAACCGTGTGGGACGCGATGGCCTATGACCCCAATCTCGATCTGCTGTATATCGGGGTCGGCAATGGCAGCCCGTGGAATCGCGCCTATCGCAGCCCCGGCAAAGACGGCACCGGCGAAGGCGACAATCTGTATCTTTCGAGCATCGTCGCGGTGCGCCCCACCACCGGCGAATATGTCTGGCATTACCAGACAACCCCGGGCGAGACATGGGACTTTACTGCCACCCAGCACATCATGCTCGCCGATCTCGAAATCGAGGGTAAGCCCCGCAAAGTTCTGATGCAGGCCCCGAAAAACGGCTTCTTCTATGTGCTTGACCGCGAGACGGGAGAATTCATCAGCGGCGATCCCTATGTCACCGTGAATTGGGCGACAGGTATCGACGAAAATGGCCGGCCGATTGAAAACCCCGAGACGCGGATCGACAAGACCGGAAAGCCGGCCCTCGTCGCGCCGGGCGCATTGGGAGGCCACAACTGGCACCCGATGGCGTATCACCCCGGCGAAGGATTGGTCTATATTCCCGCCTTCGAAGCGGCGATGATGTATGCCCCCGAAGCCAATTGGAAGCCCGACCCCAATCGCGGGTTCAATGTCGGGTTTGATCTGGCCGCAGGCGATCTTCCGCCAGACGAGGGCTTCCGCCGCGAAGTGGCTGGCACGCTGAAAGGAATGTTGGTTGCATGGGATCCGGTTGCGAAGAAACCGCGCTGGACTGTCGAGCATCCAGGACCGTGGAATGGCGGCTTGCTCGCAACCGGCGGCGGGCTTGTATTCCAAGGCACCGCAGGCAGCGAATTCAACGCCTATGATGCTGCGAACGGTAAAAAGCTGTGGAGCTTCGCCGCGCAAACTGGCGTCGTAGCCCCGCCCATCACCTACACCGTGGATGGCGAGCAATATATCGCGGTCCTCGCTGGATGGGGTGGTGCCTATGCCATAACCGTCGATGGCGATTTGCTTAACCGCAAGGCACCTGTGCGCAATGTCAGCCGGATGCTGGTGTTCAAAATCGGGGGCAAGGCCGAATTGCCTGCGAAAATCGACATGGCCAAAATGCCGCTCGACCCGCCACCAAGCCGCGCCTCGGCCGACGTGATTGCCGCTGGCGGCAAAAGCTATGCCCGCTATTGCGCGGTGTGCCACGCACCGGGCGCGGTCGGCTCAACCGTTCTGCCAGACCTTCGCCGCAGTGGTTCTCTGGTCAATCCAGCCGCATGGCAAAGTATCGTCCATGACGGCGCGCTCAAGGATAATGGCATGGCCAGCTTTAAAGGCTCGCTGACCAAGGAGCAGATCGACGCAATCCGCGAATGGGTGATCTTCCGCGCCAATCAGGACAAGGTGATGAAATCGGAGCAATAG